One genomic window of Candidatus Omnitrophota bacterium includes the following:
- a CDS encoding VOC family protein, giving the protein MPGTKRINAIFIYVSNMETMKTFYQEVMGLGKPVVETDLWVEYALEGAHLALHQSDPRIREKLDASKNTIKFSIEVDNIADFCARLKSKSVEIVFGPRKDFGSLLAEFKDPEGNLLRLIQLI; this is encoded by the coding sequence ATGCCGGGAACCAAACGAATCAACGCCATTTTTATTTACGTATCCAATATGGAAACCATGAAAACTTTCTACCAGGAGGTTATGGGATTGGGAAAACCCGTCGTCGAGACGGACTTATGGGTGGAATACGCCCTGGAAGGAGCGCATCTCGCCCTGCATCAAAGCGATCCGCGCATCCGCGAGAAACTGGACGCATCCAAAAATACCATCAAATTCAGCATCGAAGTGGATAATATCGCTGATTTTTGCGCGAGATTGAAATCGAAAAGCGTGGAGATCGTTTTCGGCCCGCGCAAGGATTTCGGTTCATTGCTCGCCGAATTTAAAGACCCGGAAGGCAATTTGCTGAGGTTGATTCAATTGATTTGA
- a CDS encoding FGGY-family carbohydrate kinase — MSLLGIDVGTTGCKAVAFDAEGHILASAYKEYPLHSPQPGWAELDGNRVWDDVKSCIAKTADATKSDPITALAVSCQGEAVSLLDEKGNVLHNALVSFDNRTEPYISQWEERFGRQRIFEVTGQPLASVFTALKLQWIKEHKPEVLAKTKTILGFEDLVMFRLGMPPTTDYTLPARTMFFDVKKADWCDEFMEFAGVDRSMMPTPKPSGTLIGTIPNSIAGEIGLPHGVKVVTGGHDQPCQMLGAGVTKANVAAYGIGTVECIGPAFSELLINNTMLKNNICCYHHTCPQLYIALVYNFTGGILFRWYRDALSRDELRRARETGRDVYDILTEEAAQKPTNIIVLPHFTTTGVPHFDTRSKGVILGLTLGTTKAEITRGILEGITYEMRMCVELLKEAGGVVNVLRATGGGAKSEYWLQIKADIMNIPIEVPSVSEAGCLGCAILAGSATGVYSSVKEAAQQLARTGKTFEPQPENAKLYNERFEWYKEIYPRLKDIFHKMP, encoded by the coding sequence ATGAGTTTGTTGGGCATTGATGTCGGCACCACGGGGTGCAAAGCGGTCGCTTTCGATGCGGAGGGCCATATCCTCGCTTCCGCCTACAAAGAATATCCGCTTCATTCGCCTCAGCCTGGATGGGCGGAGTTGGATGGAAACCGGGTATGGGACGACGTGAAAAGCTGCATTGCCAAAACGGCGGACGCAACGAAGAGCGATCCCATTACGGCCTTGGCCGTCTCCTGCCAGGGCGAAGCCGTTTCTCTCCTCGACGAGAAAGGAAACGTTCTTCATAACGCCCTGGTTAGTTTCGATAACCGCACGGAACCGTACATCTCCCAATGGGAAGAGAGATTCGGGCGGCAAAGAATCTTCGAAGTCACCGGCCAACCGCTGGCTTCGGTTTTTACGGCGCTCAAATTGCAATGGATTAAAGAACATAAGCCGGAAGTTTTGGCGAAAACGAAAACCATCCTGGGATTCGAAGACCTCGTCATGTTCCGTCTGGGAATGCCGCCGACGACCGATTACACCCTTCCGGCGCGAACCATGTTTTTCGACGTAAAGAAAGCGGATTGGTGCGACGAGTTCATGGAATTCGCTGGAGTCGATCGCTCCATGATGCCAACGCCGAAGCCTTCGGGAACGCTTATCGGAACGATTCCCAATTCAATCGCCGGCGAAATCGGCCTGCCGCATGGCGTGAAAGTCGTTACGGGCGGACACGATCAACCCTGCCAAATGTTGGGCGCGGGCGTAACCAAAGCCAATGTCGCCGCCTACGGCATTGGCACGGTCGAGTGCATCGGCCCGGCTTTCTCCGAATTGCTCATTAATAACACAATGTTGAAGAATAACATTTGCTGTTACCATCATACTTGTCCCCAACTCTATATCGCCCTTGTTTATAATTTTACCGGCGGCATTCTCTTCCGTTGGTATCGGGACGCGCTATCACGGGACGAGTTGCGCCGAGCCAGGGAGACCGGCCGGGACGTATACGATATTCTCACGGAAGAGGCCGCCCAAAAACCCACCAATATCATCGTACTGCCCCACTTCACAACCACCGGCGTTCCCCATTTCGACACGCGCTCCAAGGGCGTCATTTTGGGATTAACGCTGGGAACCACGAAAGCGGAAATCACGCGGGGAATCCTGGAAGGCATTACCTACGAAATGCGGATGTGCGTGGAACTGCTCAAGGAAGCGGGCGGCGTTGTCAATGTCTTGCGGGCCACCGGCGGCGGAGCCAAGTCGGAATACTGGCTGCAAATCAAAGCCGACATTATGAACATCCCCATCGAAGTTCCTTCCGTTTCGGAAGCGGGATGTCTGGGCTGCGCCATCCTCGCGGGTTCGGCGACGGGCGTCTATTCTTCCGTCAAAGAAGCGGCGCAGCAGCTGGCGCGTACGGGAAAAACCTTCGAACCTCAACCGGAGAACGCCAAACTCTACAACGAACGCTTCGAGTGGTACAAAGAAATTTATCCCCGCCTTAAAGATATCTTCCATAAAATGCCCTGA
- a CDS encoding sodium:solute symporter family protein, whose amino-acid sequence MESENRRMQLNYLDWSIVIFYFLFVLAVGLYYTRRAGKGIAEYFVSGRNLPWWIVGTSMVATTFSSDTPNLVTDIVRKHGVSGNWVWWAFLLTGMATVFFYAKLWRRSQALTDIGFYEMRYSGKEAAFLRGFRALYLGVVFNVFVMASVTLSAIKISGILLGLNKYATVMVCGLITAIYSCTSGLWGVVVTDVLLFILAMIGSIAAAWFALGHESVGGLTGLLSHPELTNKLSLLPDFNRYDEAMAVFIIPFAVQWWGVWYPGAEPGGGGYVAQRMLASKDEKNSLLATLWFNIAHYAIRPWPWIIVALCSIVVFPEISDIQRRFPHFNPDLINDDLAYSAMLTFLPAGYLGLALASLAAAYMSTISTHLNWGSSYIIDDFYKRFVKTDGDEKHYVFAARAVTFSLMILACLLSFALEHSLQAFNILLQIGAGTGLLFMLRWFWWRINAWSEIAAMIISFCAALYFAFVHTRLLGYAEISDWKKLTIGVAITTVGWLAATFLTPATDRRVLQSFYDKIRPMGPGWAKAVDISGEKEKDNFTASLLCVFLGCFAVYGALFSTGYFLYGNTLLGGLFAVVSLFSALGVMTLLPKVQWRG is encoded by the coding sequence ATGGAATCGGAGAACCGCCGGATGCAGTTGAATTATCTTGATTGGTCGATTGTTATCTTTTACTTTCTATTCGTATTAGCTGTGGGTCTTTATTATACGCGCCGGGCGGGAAAGGGTATCGCGGAATATTTCGTTTCGGGGAGAAACTTGCCCTGGTGGATCGTGGGCACATCTATGGTGGCGACGACGTTCTCCTCCGATACCCCCAATCTAGTAACGGATATCGTCCGCAAGCATGGCGTCAGCGGCAATTGGGTATGGTGGGCTTTTTTACTGACGGGAATGGCGACGGTTTTCTTTTACGCCAAATTATGGCGGCGTTCCCAAGCTTTGACGGACATCGGCTTCTACGAGATGCGCTATTCCGGCAAAGAAGCCGCTTTTTTGCGGGGATTCCGCGCACTGTATCTCGGCGTGGTTTTCAACGTCTTCGTCATGGCTTCCGTAACGCTCTCCGCCATCAAGATTTCCGGCATTCTCTTGGGTCTTAATAAATACGCAACGGTAATGGTTTGCGGTTTGATAACGGCAATTTATTCCTGCACGTCGGGTTTATGGGGCGTGGTCGTCACGGACGTATTGCTATTCATCCTGGCAATGATTGGATCGATCGCGGCGGCCTGGTTCGCCTTGGGACATGAAAGCGTCGGAGGACTGACGGGTTTGTTAAGTCATCCGGAGTTAACGAACAAGTTGAGCCTGCTTCCCGATTTCAACCGCTACGACGAAGCGATGGCGGTTTTCATCATTCCCTTCGCCGTTCAATGGTGGGGTGTTTGGTATCCGGGAGCGGAGCCGGGCGGCGGCGGCTACGTCGCCCAACGCATGTTGGCCTCTAAGGACGAAAAGAATTCGCTGTTGGCGACGCTTTGGTTCAATATCGCCCATTACGCCATCCGTCCCTGGCCTTGGATCATCGTCGCGCTATGTTCGATAGTAGTTTTTCCTGAAATTTCCGATATTCAACGGCGATTTCCCCATTTCAATCCCGATCTCATCAACGACGATTTGGCTTATTCCGCCATGTTGACTTTCCTGCCCGCTGGATATCTCGGTCTAGCGCTGGCATCGCTGGCGGCGGCCTATATGTCCACTATCAGCACGCATCTCAACTGGGGCTCTTCTTATATCATCGACGATTTCTACAAGCGTTTCGTCAAAACCGATGGGGATGAAAAACATTACGTTTTCGCCGCCCGCGCCGTCACTTTTTCGTTGATGATCCTTGCTTGTTTGCTATCCTTCGCGCTGGAGCACTCTTTGCAGGCTTTCAATATTCTTCTGCAAATCGGCGCGGGAACGGGGCTTCTTTTCATGCTGCGCTGGTTTTGGTGGCGCATCAACGCCTGGAGCGAAATCGCCGCCATGATTATCTCCTTCTGCGCAGCGCTTTATTTCGCCTTTGTTCATACCCGCCTGTTGGGATATGCGGAAATTTCCGATTGGAAAAAATTGACCATCGGCGTCGCCATTACGACGGTTGGCTGGCTGGCGGCGACATTCCTGACGCCGGCGACGGACCGCAGGGTATTGCAATCGTTTTACGACAAAATCCGTCCGATGGGACCCGGATGGGCGAAAGCGGTCGATATATCCGGCGAGAAAGAGAAAGACAATTTCACCGCCTCCCTGTTGTGCGTCTTTTTGGGCTGTTTCGCCGTCTATGGAGCGTTGTTCTCCACGGGGTATTTTCTTTATGGAAATACTCTTTTAGGGGGTTTGTTCGCCGTTGTGAGCCTATTCTCTGCGCTTGGAGTAATGACGCTATTGCCAAAAGTTCAATGGCGCGGATAA
- a CDS encoding prepilin-type N-terminal cleavage/methylation domain-containing protein — translation MRRKGFTLIELLIVVAIIGVLAAIAVPNFLNAQIRAKVAKCNSEMRAWVDVYAMYRLDNNNFPMHMPGHPYHQNKYMTTPVSYISAPPLDPFQNDRLMSSSITQWSHGSYHADFFPVVSPTRLIQAPDLYNRALKGKITANVNDHHTGTVYYIWSMGPDQIHAPNSLFDIYEASNGLTSYGDIVVVGD, via the coding sequence ATGAGAAGAAAAGGTTTTACGCTTATCGAATTACTGATTGTTGTCGCCATCATCGGCGTATTGGCGGCTATCGCCGTGCCGAACTTCCTGAATGCGCAAATACGGGCGAAGGTCGCTAAATGCAATTCGGAAATGAGGGCGTGGGTCGATGTTTATGCGATGTACAGATTGGACAACAACAATTTCCCCATGCACATGCCTGGTCATCCGTACCATCAAAATAAGTATATGACCACGCCCGTCTCCTATATTTCCGCGCCGCCGTTGGATCCTTTCCAGAACGATCGGTTAATGAGTTCTTCTATCACCCAATGGAGCCACGGCTCCTATCACGCCGATTTTTTCCCCGTCGTTTCTCCTACACGTCTGATTCAAGCGCCTGATCTCTATAATCGGGCGCTGAAAGGAAAAATTACGGCCAACGTGAACGATCACCATACGGGAACCGTTTACTACATTTGGAGCATGGGGCCGGATCAGATTCATGCGCCGAATTCATTATTCGATATTTACGAAGCCTCCAACGGATTAACCAGTTACGGCGATATCGTAGTCGTCGGCGATTGA
- a CDS encoding prepilin-type N-terminal cleavage/methylation domain-containing protein encodes MRRKGFTLIELLIVVAIIGILAAIAVPNFLNAQLRAEMAKCQSEMNTWIKVYAMYKMDNNIFPPHFDGHPIWQNKPMTTPVAYCSAPPKDPFQKVRSNMLGTTEWSHREYHADYFGAVPATRMANDPALYSQAKQGRIVSIPQGHVGTVYYIWSMGPDLSHTPDYIYQATNGLRSIGDIVAVGQ; translated from the coding sequence ATGCGAAGGAAGGGTTTTACTTTAATTGAACTGCTTATTGTCGTAGCCATTATTGGAATTCTCGCGGCTATCGCCGTGCCCAATTTCTTGAATGCGCAATTAAGAGCGGAAATGGCCAAATGCCAATCGGAGATGAATACATGGATCAAAGTATACGCCATGTATAAAATGGACAACAATATTTTTCCCCCCCACTTCGATGGGCATCCCATCTGGCAAAACAAGCCGATGACGACGCCTGTCGCCTATTGCAGCGCCCCTCCTAAAGATCCGTTTCAAAAGGTGCGATCGAATATGTTGGGGACGACGGAATGGAGCCACCGCGAATATCACGCCGATTATTTCGGGGCCGTCCCCGCCACTCGCATGGCGAACGATCCGGCGCTTTATTCGCAAGCCAAACAAGGGCGCATTGTGAGCATCCCTCAAGGTCATGTGGGAACGGTGTATTATATTTGGAGCATGGGTCCGGACCTTTCGCATACTCCCGATTATATCTACCAAGCTACAAACGGTCTTCGCAGCATTGGCGACATTGTAGCGGTCGGACAGTAA
- a CDS encoding S1C family serine protease gives MKRFHGLGLWVTGLCGYAAAAAAQGDWAVYETYSRFSPAIYSVSVEIPKDVILDRYEQSLGRLRNYQEGFNNLVSGTTKPVMGINQFETWFNQWERQLESLKNQMLKNNRFRGAAFAVDPHHLVTLSTVVNSATVGGEILVSDDYDRVLKAEIQGVDPMSGVAVLKIIGATLSDYIDLDRTVNTLPVASYIMTIQRPYELPSSPFSGMIGGYFRRLNLFKLERYIQTDLPLYPGNEGSPVFSPSGQLIGMIATEYSLGRGPSLTFVIPSDIVADSAWAIIESGKRERGWISGIDLKQVSDGILVENVSEDSPAARSGLLQGDLIIGFDGKRDPQAWNFIYHVLDAKPNDRIMIEIQRGSRRLSVVVVAGRKND, from the coding sequence ATGAAAAGATTTCACGGTTTGGGATTATGGGTCACTGGGCTTTGCGGTTATGCGGCGGCGGCGGCGGCGCAAGGAGACTGGGCGGTGTACGAGACTTATTCCCGTTTTTCTCCCGCTATCTATTCCGTCAGCGTCGAAATCCCAAAGGATGTCATCCTTGATCGTTACGAACAATCTCTCGGCCGCCTTCGCAATTACCAGGAAGGATTCAACAATCTTGTCTCTGGGACGACGAAGCCGGTCATGGGCATCAACCAGTTCGAGACATGGTTCAACCAATGGGAGCGGCAACTGGAATCTCTAAAAAACCAAATGTTGAAAAACAACCGTTTCCGGGGAGCGGCATTCGCCGTGGATCCGCATCATCTCGTTACCCTTAGCACCGTCGTGAACAGCGCTACCGTTGGGGGCGAAATCCTCGTTTCCGACGATTACGACCGCGTACTCAAGGCGGAAATTCAAGGCGTCGATCCCATGTCGGGAGTGGCGGTGTTGAAAATCATCGGCGCCACTTTGTCGGATTACATCGATCTCGATCGAACCGTCAACACGTTGCCCGTCGCCTCATATATCATGACGATTCAACGTCCTTACGAACTTCCTTCTTCTCCCTTCTCAGGCATGATCGGCGGTTATTTCCGCCGCTTGAATCTATTTAAATTGGAACGCTATATTCAAACCGATCTGCCTCTTTATCCCGGTAACGAAGGATCGCCCGTATTCAGCCCATCGGGACAGTTGATCGGAATGATCGCCACGGAATACAGCCTTGGACGCGGGCCGAGTTTGACCTTCGTCATCCCCTCCGATATCGTAGCCGATTCCGCTTGGGCCATCATCGAGAGCGGCAAGCGGGAGCGAGGATGGATTTCCGGCATCGATCTCAAGCAAGTATCGGATGGAATCCTCGTCGAAAACGTTTCCGAAGACAGCCCAGCCGCTCGCAGCGGTTTGTTGCAAGGCGATTTGATCATCGGTTTCGACGGCAAGCGCGATCCCCAAGCCTGGAACTTCATCTATCATGTTCTCGACGCCAAGCCGAACGATAGGATTATGATCGAGATTCAACGTGGATCTCGGCGTCTTTCTGTGGTAGTAGTAGCGGGGAGAAAAAACGATTGA
- a CDS encoding ferredoxin family protein, protein MPYVVCEPCVDCKYGDCAEVCPVECFYEGDDMLYINPDECIDCDACAPVCPVNAIFPEDEVPSEWTSFIEKNANFEFDEDKRRNAKDQVTHGPKWNAETAGE, encoded by the coding sequence ATGCCCTATGTAGTCTGTGAACCTTGCGTAGACTGCAAATACGGCGACTGCGCCGAAGTCTGTCCGGTGGAATGTTTTTACGAAGGCGACGATATGCTCTATATCAACCCCGACGAATGCATCGACTGCGACGCCTGCGCCCCCGTATGCCCCGTCAACGCCATCTTCCCTGAAGACGAAGTTCCCAGCGAATGGACGTCATTCATCGAGAAAAACGCCAATTTCGAATTCGATGAAGACAAACGGAGAAACGCCAAAGATCAAGTCACTCATGGACCGAAATGGAATGCGGAGACCGCCGGCGAATAA
- a CDS encoding glutamine amidotransferase has product MAQKVRVLGKGRKTLALLLRFAVLIALVLALAEVEFLEKGEGLAVFFAIDRSSSVPQDEQQFSLAYVQERLDAIPEGDQAGILFFGKDAAIQENPGENVKLQEYQTNINAEGSDLEAAVSLAMAAFPDGKQKRIVLLTDGNQTQGDIESAARRSKASGVDLRLLPLEYSYTQEVLVEDIVLPANIREKEPFTIKATALAQEAGTGSLRIMENGEVIAQREVDLSPGKNVYQISRSIEKAGVYNYEAVLEAINDRRSSNNRAQNFAIVKGMPRVLLLESESEDGRFLAASLLAEGIQTEMRTPDQLPSNLRELQAYDSVILSNVHSSELAHSQQKMLEAAVSDLGIGLVMIGGPESFDAGGYRGTPVERALPVTMDVKQKRVIPSGALVMIMHSCEIPQGNYWAQATAEEALNLLSRNDYVGFLYYGMGGEKWLFPLEKAGDKRSQRDAIRNLRNTSIGDMPSFDATLKMAYDDLIKVSANLKHIVIMSDGDPQRPDPVLLQNIKNAKISVSTVCIAPHNPSNSEMMSDLAQFTGGNFYLIRNNKDLPKIFIKEASVVRRNTLVEEPFTPAVSQPSEIIRGFDGGFPQLGGYDVVGPRPEAETVLVSHKNDPVLAQWRYGLGKSVAFTSDAKPRWGENWLNWEGYAKFWSQLVRWTLRSGEEENFQIQTTYDGDRVKVVVDALTPEGEFINNLSFSAASIDPSHQSKEFSMRQTEPGRYEGVFSADAQGSYILSMSYKGSNGEEGNVVSGMAIPYSPEHSTTRQNDAILKRISEIGGKPLLTAQDSVFTHDLEATGDIQPLWPFFLGAALILFFCDVAVRRVFFELPQLQRFMARVWDWLMFPFRRRTAPIGPATEEIGKLMQAKARASEVEPARAELKDDFLRRLEAVKEEELAKIDESAVKPNLSWQEAKKDEEPQKFADEEKDAYTSALFRAKQRAKDSLDERRK; this is encoded by the coding sequence ATGGCTCAAAAGGTAAGAGTTTTGGGCAAGGGGAGAAAAACCCTTGCCTTGTTATTGCGGTTCGCCGTATTGATCGCGTTGGTCCTTGCCTTGGCGGAAGTGGAATTTCTGGAAAAAGGCGAAGGGCTGGCGGTGTTTTTCGCCATCGACCGTTCATCCAGCGTCCCCCAGGACGAACAACAATTCAGCCTGGCTTACGTGCAGGAACGCTTGGACGCCATCCCCGAAGGCGATCAGGCGGGAATTCTCTTCTTCGGCAAGGACGCCGCCATTCAGGAAAATCCGGGCGAAAACGTCAAACTTCAGGAATACCAGACAAATATCAACGCTGAAGGCAGCGATCTGGAAGCGGCGGTGAGCCTGGCGATGGCCGCGTTCCCTGATGGGAAGCAGAAGCGCATCGTTCTTCTCACCGACGGTAATCAAACGCAGGGCGACATCGAATCCGCCGCTCGCCGCTCCAAAGCCAGCGGCGTCGATTTGCGCCTACTTCCCCTGGAGTATTCCTATACTCAGGAAGTGCTGGTCGAAGACATCGTTTTACCGGCGAACATCCGCGAGAAAGAGCCTTTCACGATCAAAGCGACGGCTTTGGCCCAAGAGGCGGGAACCGGCAGCCTGCGCATTATGGAGAACGGCGAAGTCATCGCCCAGCGGGAAGTGGATCTTTCGCCGGGGAAAAACGTCTATCAAATATCCCGCAGCATCGAAAAAGCGGGCGTTTACAACTATGAAGCGGTTCTGGAGGCGATCAATGACCGCCGCTCTTCCAACAACCGGGCGCAGAACTTCGCCATCGTCAAAGGGATGCCGAGAGTCTTGCTCTTGGAAAGCGAATCCGAGGATGGACGGTTTCTGGCGGCTTCTCTGCTAGCCGAAGGCATCCAGACGGAAATGCGCACGCCGGATCAATTGCCCTCCAATTTGCGCGAATTGCAAGCTTACGACAGCGTGATCCTCTCCAACGTCCACTCTTCCGAATTGGCGCATTCCCAACAAAAGATGCTCGAGGCCGCCGTAAGCGATCTAGGCATTGGGCTGGTCATGATCGGCGGGCCGGAGAGTTTCGACGCAGGCGGTTATCGTGGGACGCCAGTGGAAAGAGCCTTGCCGGTAACGATGGATGTGAAGCAAAAACGCGTAATTCCCAGCGGCGCTTTAGTGATGATCATGCATTCCTGCGAAATCCCCCAAGGCAATTATTGGGCGCAGGCGACGGCGGAAGAAGCGTTGAATCTTCTCTCCCGCAACGATTACGTCGGATTCCTTTATTACGGCATGGGAGGAGAAAAATGGCTATTCCCGCTGGAAAAAGCCGGGGACAAGCGTTCCCAGCGGGATGCGATCCGCAATTTGAGAAACACATCTATTGGCGATATGCCTTCCTTCGACGCCACGCTCAAGATGGCTTACGACGATTTGATTAAGGTATCCGCCAACCTTAAGCATATCGTCATTATGTCCGACGGCGACCCGCAGCGGCCAGATCCCGTATTGTTGCAGAATATCAAGAATGCGAAAATTTCCGTTTCTACCGTTTGCATCGCGCCCCACAATCCCAGCAATTCGGAAATGATGAGCGATCTCGCTCAATTTACGGGCGGCAATTTTTACCTTATTAGAAACAACAAAGACCTTCCCAAAATTTTCATCAAGGAAGCCAGCGTCGTTCGCCGCAATACTCTCGTAGAGGAGCCGTTTACGCCCGCCGTCAGCCAGCCCAGCGAAATTATCCGCGGATTTGATGGCGGCTTTCCCCAATTAGGCGGTTACGACGTCGTCGGCCCTCGTCCCGAAGCGGAGACCGTATTGGTCAGCCATAAAAACGATCCCGTCCTGGCCCAATGGCGCTATGGATTAGGCAAATCCGTCGCTTTCACTTCGGATGCCAAGCCCCGCTGGGGCGAGAATTGGTTGAATTGGGAAGGGTACGCCAAATTCTGGTCCCAACTCGTCCGCTGGACGCTTCGCAGCGGCGAAGAAGAGAATTTTCAAATCCAAACCACGTATGACGGCGACCGCGTCAAAGTCGTCGTCGACGCATTGACGCCGGAAGGCGAGTTCATCAACAATCTTAGTTTTTCCGCCGCCAGCATCGATCCTTCCCATCAATCCAAGGAATTCTCCATGCGCCAGACGGAGCCGGGGCGCTACGAAGGCGTCTTTTCCGCCGACGCGCAGGGCAGTTATATTCTGAGCATGTCTTATAAAGGTTCCAATGGCGAAGAAGGCAATGTCGTCAGCGGCATGGCGATTCCCTATTCCCCGGAGCACAGCACGACTCGGCAGAACGATGCGATTTTGAAGAGAATTTCCGAAATTGGGGGCAAGCCCCTCTTAACGGCGCAAGATTCCGTCTTTACGCACGATTTGGAAGCCACTGGCGATATCCAGCCGCTATGGCCTTTTTTCCTGGGAGCGGCGCTCATTCTCTTCTTTTGCGATGTGGCCGTGCGGCGCGTATTTTTCGAGCTGCCGCAATTGCAGCGGTTCATGGCGAGAGTATGGGACTGGCTGATGTTTCCCTTCCGGCGGCGAACCGCGCCTATCGGTCCCGCTACGGAGGAAATCGGGAAATTGATGCAAGCCAAAGCGCGCGCATCCGAGGTGGAACCAGCCCGCGCCGAGCTGAAAGACGATTTTCTCCGACGCCTGGAGGCCGTCAAGGAAGAGGAACTGGCCAAAATCGACGAATCCGCCGTCAAGCCCAACCTTTCCTGGCAGGAAGCGAAAAAGGATGAAGAACCACAGAAATTTGCGGATGAAGAGAAGGACGCCTACACCAGCGCCCTATTCCGCGCCAAACAACGCGCCAAGGATAGTTTAGATGAACGCCGCAAGTAA
- a CDS encoding SpoIIE family protein phosphatase: protein MKPPKSGSVKAKVLVAESEATILEWLCDVLSHAGFDVAPASDGDDALRVCRAAAINIVLADASLSGMNGYELCHWLKRYYVGDFIPVILMTRFPDIQKGVECGADEYVIKPVRSDEVIARINAMLRIQELHRRLLKEYRMLDDEFRTVGQIQRSLLPKIVPSYPGFQIAAHYEPCGRAGGDFYDILELDRNKWAFCIGDVVGHGSPAALVMAITMQILRMFVGAVQRPKTVMTVMNEALERHIPQGYMVTMFYALLDLEEKTLVYSSAGHAPPFVVHANARDMEWLQSEKGMPLGASESNDFDEISFLLKEGDLLICYTDGIVELRDEERQFFGEERLVRRIVNSYGRTLPSILTDVMQEADAFVKQNKKPDDLALFALQYYGEKDPPLVS, encoded by the coding sequence ATGAAGCCTCCTAAGTCAGGTTCCGTGAAGGCGAAAGTGCTCGTCGCCGAGAGCGAAGCCACGATTCTGGAATGGCTATGCGACGTGCTCTCTCACGCCGGCTTCGATGTTGCGCCGGCATCCGATGGGGATGACGCTTTGCGCGTATGCCGCGCCGCCGCCATCAACATCGTGCTGGCGGACGCCTCGTTGAGCGGAATGAACGGCTATGAATTATGCCATTGGTTGAAGCGATATTACGTCGGCGACTTCATCCCGGTGATTCTGATGACGCGGTTCCCCGATATTCAAAAAGGCGTCGAATGCGGCGCCGACGAATACGTCATCAAGCCCGTGCGCAGCGATGAGGTAATCGCCCGCATCAACGCCATGCTGCGCATCCAGGAATTGCACCGCCGCTTGTTGAAGGAATATCGCATGTTGGACGACGAATTTCGCACCGTCGGACAGATCCAACGCTCGTTATTGCCCAAGATCGTACCCTCCTATCCCGGTTTTCAGATTGCTGCGCATTACGAGCCGTGCGGTCGAGCGGGCGGCGATTTCTACGATATCCTCGAACTCGACCGCAACAAATGGGCGTTTTGCATCGGCGACGTCGTCGGTCACGGCAGTCCCGCCGCTCTCGTCATGGCCATTACTATGCAAATCCTCCGCATGTTCGTCGGCGCTGTGCAGCGGCCGAAAACCGTTATGACCGTCATGAACGAGGCGCTGGAGCGCCATATCCCTCAAGGCTATATGGTTACTATGTTTTATGCTCTTCTCGATTTAGAAGAAAAAACGCTCGTCTACTCCAGCGCCGGCCATGCGCCGCCTTTCGTCGTGCACGCGAACGCGCGGGATATGGAATGGCTACAATCCGAAAAGGGAATGCCTTTAGGCGCTTCCGAGAGCAACGATTTCGATGAAATTTCTTTCCTATTGAAAGAAGGCGATCTGCTTATATGCTATACGGACGGAATTGTGGAACTTCGAGATGAAGAGCGCCAGTTTTTCGGCGAAGAGCGCCTGGTGCGGCGAATCGTCAATTCCTATGGCCGAACGTTGCCTTCGATTTTGACGGACGTTATGCAAGAAGCGGATGCGTTTGTCAAACAAAACAAAAAGCCGGACGATTTGGCGTTATTTGCATTACAATATTACGGAGAAAAAGATCCGCCGCTGGTTTCGTGA